From one Pseudoliparis swirei isolate HS2019 ecotype Mariana Trench chromosome 5, NWPU_hadal_v1, whole genome shotgun sequence genomic stretch:
- the si:ch211-212d10.2 gene encoding Rieske domain-containing protein — MASGLGDGEGTAEGTAEGTAEGTTEGGSWRLIGPAAGLSSRRCRLMYSPLGSASDVCLFHVKGEFFAMDARCSHNGGPLCDGDIEEADGVLQVFCPWHDYDFDLRTGKSGTSLQQQVYEVKLEDGDVYVKHASRLSLEPFPTEEKKMKKS; from the exons ATGGCTTCCGGCTTGGGAGACGGAGAGGGGACTGCGGAGGGCACCGCGGAGGGGACTGCGGAGGGCACCACGGAGGGCGGCTCGTGGAGACTCATAGGCCCGGCCGCGGGGCTCTCGTCGCGGCGCTGCCGGCTCATGTACTCCCCGCTCGGCTCCGCCTCGGACGTCTGCCTCTTCCACGTGAAGGGGGAGTTCTTCGCCATGGACGCTCGCTGTTCACATAacg GCGGTCCTCTGTGCGACGGGGACATCGAGGAGGCCGACGGGGTCCTGCAGGTCTTCTGTCCCTGGCACGACTACGACTTTGACCTCAGGACTGGGAAGTCCGGCACGTCCTTACAG CAACAAGTGTACGAAGTCAAGCTGGAGGACGGCGACGTGTACGTGAAGCACGCCAGCCGTCTCTCCCTGGAGCCTTTTCccacggaggagaagaagatgaagaagagctgA